From Shewanella psychrophila, a single genomic window includes:
- a CDS encoding GNAT family N-acetyltransferase, with product MKIELVTNTDHEELLRVWEASVRQSHDFLSEQDIAALKPLILAHYFDAVDLRCVKDIAGNILGFCGVADGNIEMLFIAPDNMGSGVGTALVAYAVKYQGATKVDVNEQNPQALGFYQHIGFKRVGRSSTDSQGKPFPLLHMALGQVDAFI from the coding sequence ATGAAAATAGAGCTTGTTACTAACACTGACCATGAAGAACTCCTAAGGGTTTGGGAGGCCTCGGTGCGTCAGAGCCATGACTTCTTGAGTGAGCAAGATATTGCTGCTTTGAAGCCATTAATTTTGGCTCACTATTTCGATGCCGTCGATTTACGCTGCGTCAAAGACATCGCCGGGAACATCCTGGGGTTTTGTGGGGTTGCCGATGGTAATATTGAGATGCTCTTCATCGCGCCTGATAATATGGGCAGCGGCGTAGGCACTGCACTGGTAGCATATGCGGTTAAGTATCAGGGCGCAACCAAGGTGGATGTCAACGAACAAAACCCTCAAGCCTTAGGCTTTTACCAACATATTGGTTTTAAGCGTGTGGGGCGTTCATCAACTGATAGTCAAGGTAAGCCGTTCCCTTTGTTGCATATGGCTCTTGGTCAAGTTGATGCGTTTATCTAA
- a CDS encoding YciI family protein — protein sequence MPQYMISYLGGNQPATPEEGKQHFEKYKAWLASLGSAALSPANPLKQVHTVNPDGSVTSGGITGMSGFTLIQVESMEEALGHAKACPFLDIDGSLEVSELVQMKM from the coding sequence ATGCCTCAGTATATGATCAGCTATCTTGGCGGAAATCAGCCAGCGACACCTGAAGAGGGTAAGCAGCATTTTGAAAAGTATAAGGCCTGGTTAGCTTCACTGGGAAGTGCAGCGCTGAGTCCTGCAAATCCTTTGAAACAGGTTCATACCGTTAACCCTGATGGCTCGGTGACCAGTGGTGGTATAACGGGTATGTCAGGGTTTACGCTTATTCAAGTTGAATCCATGGAGGAGGCGTTGGGCCATGCGAAAGCTTGTCCCTTTCTTGACATTGATGGCTCCTTAGAAGTATCAGAGCTGGTTCAGATGAAGATGTAA
- a CDS encoding CreA family protein, which translates to MKIGNQFGTPLIKASGKLIAAGFILFGLTACGGDDVGKVSLGLFTTKDVIIDARHDPKLPGVTCHISRIEANLSLADPSDMSISCRQTGPISAQDIAGIDKSKNGEIIFKQSLSILFKSLKVRRIYDAENQTLLYLSYSTKETEGSHKHALSTVPLYNTGAWQASGVPVQ; encoded by the coding sequence ATGAAAATTGGAAATCAGTTTGGTACTCCACTCATCAAAGCGTCTGGAAAATTAATAGCAGCAGGATTTATTTTGTTTGGTTTAACAGCTTGTGGCGGCGATGATGTCGGCAAGGTTAGTCTGGGCTTGTTTACCACTAAAGATGTGATTATCGATGCCCGTCACGATCCAAAACTCCCAGGTGTCACTTGCCATATTAGCCGCATAGAAGCAAATCTGAGTCTAGCGGATCCATCGGATATGAGCATATCTTGTCGTCAGACAGGGCCGATATCGGCGCAAGATATTGCGGGCATAGATAAGAGTAAGAATGGTGAAATCATCTTTAAACAATCATTGAGCATTTTGTTTAAATCATTGAAAGTGCGCCGAATATACGATGCCGAAAACCAAACGTTATTGTACCTTTCATATTCAACCAAAGAGACGGAAGGCAGCCATAAGCATGCCTTATCAACCGTGCCATTGTATAACACAGGCGCATGGCAGGCCTCTGGAGTCCCTGTTCAATAG
- the yegD gene encoding molecular chaperone: protein MFVGFDYGSANCAIGVMDENEVRLLPLSADSKYLTSTLYALDRELIAEAVYQQMPQHLRADFAKLRGAQFSRAQQARRELDLDRDEQAVFVGEQAVKAYLDMPEEGFYVRSPKSFLGASGLRVDQVALFEDIVTMMMLHVKSIAESDTGLNNKGVITHAVIGRPVNFQAIGGEESNLQAESILRLAAKRAGFTDVDFLFEPLAAGMDYEANLTEDKVVLVVDVGGGTTDCSVVRMGPSHINASQRSQDFLGHSGQRVGGNDLDIALSMKAFMRHLGLGCHMVNGLPVPSKPFWNAVAVNDISAQRDFVSLSSRKLIEELIQDAEKPELLKRLLKVQQEQLGYRIVRSAERAKIGLTDADLITSNLDYICPQLNAPVSRELFREAIAVPSAKIQALMQQALNVAGVSPDVIYVTGGTARSPAIYDKIAGLHPEIPIVVGDHFGSVTAGLTRWAQRVFKEEKK from the coding sequence ATGTTTGTTGGTTTTGATTATGGCAGTGCCAACTGTGCCATAGGTGTCATGGATGAAAACGAAGTACGATTACTACCTTTGTCGGCAGATTCCAAATATCTGACCTCAACGCTTTATGCGCTCGACAGGGAGCTTATAGCCGAAGCTGTGTACCAACAGATGCCGCAGCATTTAAGAGCCGATTTTGCTAAATTACGTGGTGCTCAGTTTAGCCGAGCACAACAAGCGCGTCGTGAATTAGATCTCGATAGGGATGAGCAAGCGGTATTTGTTGGCGAACAAGCAGTCAAGGCTTACTTAGACATGCCCGAAGAGGGATTTTATGTCCGTTCGCCAAAATCATTTTTGGGTGCCAGTGGACTGAGAGTCGATCAGGTGGCATTGTTTGAAGATATCGTCACCATGATGATGCTACATGTAAAGTCGATCGCCGAGTCGGATACAGGGCTCAATAATAAAGGTGTGATAACCCATGCCGTTATTGGCAGGCCTGTTAATTTTCAGGCCATAGGTGGTGAGGAAAGCAATCTACAGGCCGAGTCCATATTAAGACTCGCGGCTAAACGTGCCGGATTTACCGATGTCGATTTTCTGTTTGAACCTCTGGCCGCTGGCATGGATTATGAGGCGAACCTCACTGAAGATAAAGTTGTGCTGGTGGTTGATGTTGGTGGCGGAACCACAGATTGCTCTGTGGTGCGAATGGGACCATCACATATAAATGCGAGTCAACGTAGTCAGGATTTCTTAGGTCACAGCGGGCAAAGAGTAGGCGGTAATGATTTAGATATCGCGTTATCGATGAAAGCTTTCATGAGGCACCTAGGTTTAGGCTGCCACATGGTTAACGGCCTTCCTGTGCCGAGTAAACCATTCTGGAATGCCGTAGCAGTCAATGATATTAGCGCCCAGCGTGACTTTGTTTCTCTGAGTTCGCGGAAATTGATTGAAGAATTGATTCAAGATGCCGAAAAACCAGAGTTACTTAAAAGGTTACTCAAGGTTCAGCAAGAGCAGTTAGGTTATCGTATTGTCCGTAGTGCTGAGCGAGCCAAGATTGGGTTAACAGATGCTGATTTGATTACTTCAAATTTAGATTATATCTGTCCACAGCTTAATGCCCCTGTGAGTCGAGAATTATTTCGTGAGGCGATTGCCGTGCCCAGTGCCAAAATACAGGCCTTGATGCAGCAAGCACTTAATGTCGCTGGTGTGTCACCGGATGTAATTTATGTGACTGGCGGTACCGCCAGGAGCCCGGCCATCTACGATAAAATAGCGGGCTTGCATCCGGAGATCCCCATAGTGGTGGGCGATCACTTCGGCAGTGTTACGGCAGGATTAACTCGCTGGGCACAAAGAGTATTTAAAGAGGAGAAAAAATGA
- a CDS encoding aminoacyl-tRNA deacylase: protein MGIAITLASFLNHNKVEYSIVKHRKTLSSLDSSASAHIPSAQVIKAVLLVNGEGDYMLAGIGSGHRLSVLKVSELMGEVYQLADEQDLQVLFHDCAKGAIPGLAEAYGIKMMLDKRLIDEDMVYIEAGDHCHLIKIRHLQYTPLLSGTLLADLIGEPIGTPKFGDYDNCYDKTYENSF from the coding sequence ATGGGTATCGCGATCACTCTGGCATCATTTCTTAATCACAATAAGGTCGAATATTCCATCGTCAAACATCGTAAGACCCTCTCTTCGCTGGATTCCTCCGCATCGGCTCATATTCCCAGTGCTCAGGTCATAAAAGCCGTGTTGCTGGTTAATGGGGAGGGCGATTACATGTTAGCAGGCATAGGTTCTGGTCACAGGTTATCGGTATTAAAGGTGAGTGAGTTAATGGGAGAGGTGTATCAGCTAGCCGATGAGCAAGACTTACAAGTGCTGTTTCATGATTGTGCTAAAGGGGCTATTCCCGGGTTAGCCGAAGCCTATGGCATTAAGATGATGCTAGATAAGCGACTCATCGATGAAGATATGGTGTATATCGAAGCTGGCGATCATTGTCATTTGATCAAGATTAGGCATCTGCAATATACGCCTCTGCTCTCGGGGACGCTACTGGCCGATCTTATTGGTGAACCTATAGGCACACCTAAATTTGGCGATTATGATAACTGCTATGATAAAACTTACGAAAACAGTTTCTAA
- a CDS encoding NfeD family protein, with protein sequence MMIRFRTITESIYAILSIALFFLLFITPSSLAISDTSSQTQTNTAPKIPVLTIKGAIGPAISDYLTTEMAIANRNDAPLIIIIIDTPGGLVSSLRDINQAILNSQVPIACLVHPAGARAASAGTYILYACHIAAMAQATTLGAATPVSIGGSPKGAPQDKDNNKASSPSAMEKKILNDSIAYIRSLAQLRSRNEEWAELAVKEAATLTAQEALEKNVINLISNSTADLIKQLDGWEVDINQNPHRLELSKAKLTPIQPDWRNQFIATITNPNIAYILMLIGVYGLILEFYSPGIGVAGVTGAIALVIAMYAFQMLPVNYAGLLLLLLGIGLMIAEAMMPSFGIFGIGGVIAFALGSVFLIDTKNADFQISLPVIAAFTCVSAGFAIFCLGYLWRSRHNKVVSGQEAIVGAEATVLEDFIDEGFVLLDGERWAAKSDSPLQKNQLVKVEQVDNLTLILGRAIDNKLAPNSSPNKNIEAEGEK encoded by the coding sequence ATGATGATCCGCTTTCGAACGATAACCGAGTCTATATATGCAATACTTTCTATTGCATTGTTTTTTCTGTTATTTATTACACCTTCATCCCTCGCCATCAGCGATACTTCATCACAGACACAAACCAATACTGCACCTAAAATCCCGGTACTTACCATTAAAGGTGCCATAGGTCCCGCCATCAGCGATTACTTAACCACTGAGATGGCTATCGCAAACCGAAACGACGCGCCTCTGATCATCATTATCATAGATACTCCCGGAGGCTTAGTATCGAGTTTGCGTGACATCAATCAAGCCATACTTAACTCTCAAGTTCCCATCGCCTGCCTTGTTCATCCTGCTGGTGCCAGAGCCGCCAGTGCGGGTACTTATATCTTGTATGCTTGTCATATTGCCGCCATGGCACAGGCGACCACTCTAGGGGCCGCAACCCCCGTCAGCATAGGCGGTTCTCCCAAAGGAGCCCCTCAAGACAAGGACAATAATAAGGCAAGCTCACCCTCAGCCATGGAAAAGAAGATCCTCAATGACTCAATCGCTTATATTCGCTCTCTGGCTCAGTTGCGTAGCCGCAACGAAGAGTGGGCCGAGCTAGCAGTCAAAGAAGCCGCGACCTTAACCGCCCAGGAAGCCTTAGAGAAAAATGTTATTAATCTTATCTCAAACTCTACAGCTGACTTAATTAAACAGCTCGATGGGTGGGAGGTGGACATCAACCAGAATCCTCACCGACTTGAGCTATCAAAGGCCAAATTGACTCCAATACAGCCAGACTGGCGCAACCAATTTATAGCCACGATCACTAACCCTAATATCGCCTACATTCTCATGTTAATCGGTGTCTACGGCCTTATTCTAGAGTTTTACAGCCCAGGCATAGGCGTGGCAGGCGTCACTGGTGCTATCGCACTGGTTATCGCTATGTACGCCTTTCAGATGTTACCGGTTAATTATGCCGGTTTGCTCCTGCTCCTGTTAGGCATAGGCTTGATGATCGCCGAAGCCATGATGCCCAGTTTCGGCATTTTCGGCATCGGCGGCGTTATCGCTTTTGCATTGGGCTCAGTGTTTCTTATCGATACAAAAAATGCAGACTTTCAGATCTCCCTCCCCGTTATCGCAGCCTTCACCTGCGTCAGTGCAGGTTTTGCGATCTTCTGCCTAGGCTATCTCTGGCGTTCACGGCATAACAAGGTGGTCAGCGGTCAAGAAGCCATCGTAGGGGCTGAAGCCACAGTATTGGAAGATTTTATCGACGAAGGATTTGTCTTACTTGACGGCGAACGTTGGGCGGCGAAATCTGATAGCCCCCTACAAAAAAATCAGCTGGTTAAGGTGGAGCAGGTCGACAATTTAACCCTGATACTTGGTCGAGCAATTGACAACAAACTTGCCCCTAACTCTAGCCCTAACAAAAACATCGAAGCAGAAGGAGAAAAATAA
- a CDS encoding slipin family protein, with protein sequence MDPILPSGAMFGLAVLVLIFAIILSAFRILREYERGVIFLLGRFYRVKGPGLIIVIPIIQQMVRVDLRTIVMDVPTQDVISRDNVSVRVNAVIYFRVLDSQKAIINVEDYLQATSQLAQTTLRSVLGQHELDEMLANREMLNTDIQSILDSRTDGWGIKVSNVEIKHVDLNETMVRAIARQAEAERTRRAKVIHASGEMEASAKLVEAACKLAEEPNAILLRYLQTLTEIASEKNSTILFPLPMELLQGVMKKNTEGQKKKADD encoded by the coding sequence ATGGATCCCATCTTGCCCAGTGGCGCCATGTTTGGCTTAGCCGTACTGGTGCTGATTTTTGCAATTATACTCAGCGCCTTTCGAATTTTAAGGGAGTATGAACGCGGGGTTATCTTCCTGCTCGGACGCTTTTACCGGGTCAAGGGCCCGGGACTAATCATAGTCATTCCCATCATCCAACAGATGGTCAGGGTCGATCTCAGAACCATAGTGATGGATGTACCAACCCAAGATGTGATCAGCAGAGACAACGTATCAGTCAGAGTCAACGCCGTGATCTATTTTCGGGTGTTGGACTCTCAAAAAGCCATTATCAATGTGGAGGACTATCTGCAAGCTACCTCCCAACTGGCTCAAACCACACTGAGATCTGTTCTTGGACAACATGAACTCGATGAGATGCTAGCCAATAGAGAGATGCTCAATACCGACATTCAGAGCATTCTCGACAGCCGTACCGACGGTTGGGGAATAAAGGTGTCTAATGTTGAAATTAAGCATGTTGATCTTAATGAAACCATGGTCAGGGCCATAGCTAGACAGGCTGAAGCCGAACGTACCAGAAGAGCCAAGGTGATTCACGCCTCAGGAGAGATGGAAGCCTCCGCTAAGCTAGTGGAAGCCGCCTGTAAACTGGCGGAAGAACCCAACGCCATCTTACTCAGATATTTGCAAACCTTAACAGAAATCGCTAGCGAAAAGAATTCGACCATACTGTTTCCTCTTCCCATGGAGTTATTACAGGGAGTCATGAAAAAAAATACCGAAGGTCAAAAAAAGAAGGCTGATGACTAA
- a CDS encoding rhodanese-related sulfurtransferase has product MSQVVVCALYKFVSLPHFESIQKPLLNVMIDKDIKGTLLLASEGINGTVAGSQDAIDDLLNWLNTQPGLDNIVHKLSFDDDMPFYRTKVKLKKEIVTMGVEGIDPLKVVGTYVKPQDWNALISDPDVILVDTRNEYEVQIGTFKNAVDPKTNTFREFPAYVKENLDPSKHKKIAMFCTGGIRCEKSTAYLKEQGFDEVYHLEGGVLKYLEEIKQEESLWQGECFVFDNRVAVNHDLEKGQYDQCNACRMPITESEKASEAYVQGVSCPHCIDSISDKQRQRFEERERQMQLAEKRGEAHIGSDVKSVIQIRRSEKESLKQAQLELNKK; this is encoded by the coding sequence ATGTCCCAAGTTGTCGTTTGTGCCCTATATAAGTTTGTTTCTCTGCCACATTTTGAATCTATTCAAAAGCCTTTGCTTAATGTCATGATTGATAAAGACATCAAGGGCACCTTATTACTGGCCAGCGAAGGCATTAATGGTACGGTTGCTGGTTCTCAAGACGCTATAGATGACCTGCTCAATTGGTTGAATACTCAGCCGGGCTTAGACAATATCGTGCATAAGCTGTCTTTCGATGATGATATGCCGTTTTATCGCACCAAAGTAAAATTAAAGAAAGAGATTGTGACCATGGGTGTCGAAGGCATAGATCCCCTTAAAGTCGTAGGCACTTATGTGAAGCCTCAAGACTGGAACGCATTAATTTCAGATCCCGACGTCATCTTAGTCGATACCCGCAACGAATATGAGGTGCAGATTGGTACCTTCAAGAATGCGGTCGATCCGAAGACAAATACATTTCGCGAATTTCCAGCATACGTAAAAGAGAATTTAGACCCGAGCAAACATAAGAAGATCGCCATGTTCTGTACTGGCGGGATCCGTTGTGAAAAGTCGACGGCTTATTTGAAAGAGCAAGGCTTCGATGAGGTATATCACCTAGAAGGCGGTGTGCTTAAGTATCTGGAAGAAATTAAGCAGGAAGAGAGTCTGTGGCAAGGCGAATGCTTTGTTTTCGATAATCGCGTTGCGGTTAACCATGATTTGGAAAAAGGTCAGTATGACCAGTGTAACGCCTGTCGTATGCCTATCACTGAGAGTGAGAAAGCCAGCGAAGCTTATGTTCAGGGTGTTAGCTGTCCTCATTGCATCGACTCTATCTCTGATAAGCAACGTCAGCGTTTTGAAGAGCGTGAACGTCAGATGCAGCTCGCCGAGAAGCGTGGTGAAGCTCATATCGGCAGTGACGTTAAGTCGGTGATTCAAATACGCCGTAGTGAGAAAGAGAGCTTGAAGCAAGCTCAGCTGGAACTGAATAAAAAATAA
- a CDS encoding glutathione S-transferase translates to MSLPTLYSFRRCPYAMRARLGILLSQTPVSLREIILKHKPEPMLAASPKGTVPVLILQDGNIIDESLDIMRWALSLNDPHNLLLADQPQRQEQAKALIDSNDNEFKSWLDKYKYADRNPEQSEIFYRTEGEKFIAQLEHLLGKNQQLLSDSASIADFAIFPFIRQFAGVDSTWFSQAPYPNVQAWLADHLEGAIFSNIMKKYPTWLDSGESFQFGQ, encoded by the coding sequence ATGTCTTTACCCACCCTCTATTCTTTCAGACGTTGCCCCTATGCCATGCGCGCCCGTTTAGGCATTTTACTTTCGCAGACACCTGTCTCTTTACGTGAAATAATCCTTAAACATAAACCCGAGCCCATGTTAGCCGCTTCACCTAAAGGCACAGTTCCCGTACTTATCTTGCAAGATGGCAATATTATAGATGAGAGTCTGGACATCATGCGCTGGGCACTGAGCCTGAACGATCCTCACAACCTCTTACTAGCAGACCAGCCTCAGCGGCAAGAGCAAGCTAAAGCATTAATTGATAGTAATGATAATGAGTTTAAATCTTGGTTGGATAAGTATAAATATGCCGATAGGAACCCAGAGCAGAGTGAAATTTTTTACCGCACTGAAGGCGAAAAGTTTATCGCTCAACTTGAACACTTGTTAGGGAAAAATCAGCAGCTGTTAAGCGATTCTGCCAGTATCGCCGATTTTGCCATCTTCCCGTTTATTCGCCAATTTGCCGGGGTCGACAGCACTTGGTTCAGCCAGGCTCCCTACCCAAACGTGCAAGCTTGGTTAGCCGATCACCTTGAAGGCGCAATATTTTCCAATATTATGAAGAAATATCCAACCTGGCTGGATAGCGGTGAATCTTTTCAATTTGGACAATAA
- a CDS encoding LysE family translocator encodes MDQSLWALMISAGIFGATMTMTPGPNNILLAQSGANYGVKSTLPHILGIRVGQTTLHVSILLGLGALFESWPIFHQVLKYLSIAYLLFLAYRVATSCVGDKQQDSDARPMTLREAALFQWVNPKSWMATITLCSAFTLAGEAFWLSAILGVIVFNLVGFPASFTWVFLGAAIRKLLNSAKRRMHFNWLMAALLVASIPMVIK; translated from the coding sequence ATGGATCAATCTTTATGGGCGCTCATGATCTCGGCGGGAATATTTGGTGCCACTATGACAATGACACCAGGACCTAACAACATTTTGTTGGCCCAATCGGGGGCAAACTATGGCGTTAAAAGTACCTTACCCCATATTTTGGGGATCAGGGTGGGGCAGACGACGCTACATGTCTCCATTTTATTAGGACTAGGCGCGTTATTTGAGAGCTGGCCTATATTTCATCAAGTGCTTAAGTATCTTTCGATCGCTTATCTGCTGTTTCTCGCCTATCGGGTGGCTACTTCATGTGTGGGTGATAAACAACAAGATAGTGATGCCAGACCTATGACACTGAGAGAGGCTGCACTTTTTCAATGGGTGAATCCTAAATCATGGATGGCTACCATCACACTGTGCAGTGCATTTACTTTAGCGGGTGAAGCATTTTGGCTCAGTGCCATTCTTGGGGTGATTGTATTTAATCTGGTCGGCTTTCCAGCTTCTTTTACTTGGGTATTTCTTGGGGCGGCAATACGTAAACTGCTAAATTCAGCCAAGAGGCGAATGCACTTTAATTGGTTAATGGCTGCACTCTTAGTCGCTTCAATTCCAATGGTTATTAAGTAG
- a CDS encoding PLP-dependent aminotransferase family protein, with protein sequence MGTMWNPDLDAYLGPKYLRLFDAIEAAINRGELESGVKLPPQRRLADNVGFTIGTVTRAYALAEQKGLVEARVGAGTFVKPQFKPASAQQQANFATCQQPLTNQIGALSDALTQLAKDPHKLSVLLGYHPNPLPEQQFVFHQWLSKRGITQSSEDLLFTHGAQQGIYVTLNGLLKPGDTLLHEANCYPGIRLAAQQLGVHNIGVPLTHDGLDLEALAQLVVEHQPKIIYLTLNNQNPTCIQYSDAQRETLLHLAQQHDFYIIEDDVNYCLPQEWKAPLWNLALTKKSSSAPQRVIYLSSLSKLFSGGLRQGFLLIPEQLRPQIKLALHSQCWMISPLNIELATKLITTKSLMGDREKLIAQRQAMCIDMSERLGLKNRWRGLTGWLQLKSPVKAHHVVTSLASSGILIRNGDDFDNHDNYIRLSIGGASSNVEFEASLLAIESCILNLTQNAYSIM encoded by the coding sequence ATGGGTACAATGTGGAATCCAGACTTAGATGCCTATTTAGGGCCTAAGTACTTACGTTTATTCGATGCTATTGAAGCGGCAATAAATCGAGGTGAACTCGAGTCAGGAGTTAAACTTCCTCCTCAACGAAGGCTGGCGGATAATGTGGGGTTTACCATAGGCACAGTGACGCGCGCCTATGCATTGGCTGAGCAAAAGGGTCTGGTTGAGGCTAGGGTTGGTGCTGGCACCTTTGTCAAACCACAATTTAAACCGGCAAGTGCACAGCAGCAGGCGAACTTTGCCACCTGTCAGCAACCTTTGACCAATCAGATAGGGGCTCTTAGTGACGCCTTAACGCAACTTGCCAAAGACCCACACAAGCTCAGTGTGTTACTTGGCTATCACCCCAATCCATTGCCTGAGCAGCAATTTGTATTCCATCAGTGGTTATCTAAACGCGGAATAACCCAATCCAGTGAAGACCTACTCTTTACTCATGGCGCCCAGCAAGGCATATATGTCACTCTTAACGGCTTACTTAAACCCGGTGATACTCTGCTTCATGAGGCGAACTGTTATCCGGGGATCAGGTTAGCCGCCCAGCAACTAGGGGTTCACAACATAGGCGTGCCCTTAACTCATGATGGGCTCGATCTGGAAGCGCTTGCTCAGTTAGTCGTTGAACATCAACCTAAAATCATCTACCTGACACTGAATAATCAAAATCCAACCTGCATCCAATATAGCGATGCCCAAAGAGAAACCCTACTCCACCTGGCTCAGCAACATGACTTTTATATTATCGAAGATGATGTGAATTACTGTTTACCCCAAGAGTGGAAAGCACCGCTATGGAACCTTGCTCTGACTAAAAAAAGTAGCTCAGCCCCCCAGAGGGTGATCTACCTCTCCAGTTTGTCTAAATTATTCTCTGGTGGATTGAGACAAGGTTTCCTATTGATCCCCGAACAGCTCAGGCCACAGATTAAACTTGCGCTCCATAGCCAATGTTGGATGATCTCACCACTGAACATCGAGCTGGCGACTAAGCTTATCACTACAAAATCGTTGATGGGTGACAGAGAAAAGCTCATCGCCCAGCGGCAAGCAATGTGTATAGACATGAGTGAAAGGCTGGGACTTAAAAACAGATGGCGTGGACTCACTGGTTGGTTACAGCTCAAGTCACCGGTAAAGGCCCATCATGTAGTGACCTCTTTGGCGTCCAGTGGGATCTTGATCCGCAACGGCGACGATTTTGACAATCACGATAACTATATTCGATTGAGCATTGGTGGTGCCAGTAGCAATGTCGAGTTTGAAGCCTCATTGCTCGCAATTGAATCTTGTATCTTAAACTTGACTCAAAATGCCTATTCAATCATGTGA
- a CDS encoding multidrug effflux MFS transporter, with protein sequence MKTASNQTSPTTNPAVNLNLVILIPMLSAIIAITPLAIDLYLPAMATIAASFHTDITMVQQSLSIYLAGYALGMLCFGPLADRIGRRPLVIAGLTGFALMSFLLAFVTSIESFLALRFGQAFIGAAATVVVPGYIKEVYGKNTAKGMSYVSLIMMLAPLIAPSIGSLILEFGEWHLIFFILGFYAMIMLVLVFWKLKMPSDTDLSKRSQKSFFGAYAVVFTKPGVKLHIASGVLTSFAFFCYLTASPFVYMEVFGLDKSLFAILFSTNVAALMLANVVNSRIVVRYGSRRILKVSTLLAIIAGSALFAVNWLGMSYHFTVITLLPFMACLGVMSVNADAIVLMQFQQETGTATAVVGTLRFGFGAVAGPLLALFYTGTAVPFSALMLSAVVLVAFCQFFAHRRSQNELTQVN encoded by the coding sequence GTGAAAACGGCATCCAACCAAACAAGCCCGACAACAAACCCTGCAGTCAATTTAAACCTTGTTATCTTGATCCCCATGTTGTCAGCGATAATCGCAATCACACCTTTAGCTATCGATCTTTACCTGCCCGCCATGGCGACAATTGCCGCGAGTTTCCATACCGATATCACTATGGTGCAGCAGTCACTCAGCATCTATTTAGCAGGGTATGCATTAGGCATGCTCTGCTTTGGCCCCCTGGCCGATAGAATTGGCCGCCGGCCTTTGGTCATTGCGGGCCTAACCGGCTTTGCCTTAATGAGCTTTCTATTAGCCTTTGTCACCAGCATAGAGTCGTTTTTAGCCCTCAGGTTCGGTCAAGCCTTCATCGGCGCCGCGGCTACTGTCGTCGTCCCAGGTTATATCAAAGAGGTATATGGGAAAAACACGGCTAAGGGTATGTCTTATGTCAGCCTTATCATGATGCTAGCTCCATTAATTGCCCCTAGTATAGGCAGCTTAATTCTGGAGTTTGGTGAATGGCACCTTATCTTTTTCATCTTAGGTTTCTACGCGATGATCATGCTGGTTTTGGTGTTTTGGAAGTTGAAAATGCCCAGCGATACAGATTTAAGTAAGCGTAGTCAAAAGTCTTTTTTCGGGGCCTACGCCGTGGTCTTTACTAAGCCCGGAGTCAAACTGCACATTGCCAGTGGCGTATTGACCTCCTTTGCATTCTTCTGTTATCTGACGGCTTCTCCATTTGTCTATATGGAGGTTTTCGGCTTAGATAAATCCCTGTTTGCCATCTTGTTTAGCACCAATGTCGCCGCACTTATGCTGGCCAATGTCGTCAATAGCCGTATTGTCGTTCGTTATGGTTCTCGCAGAATACTCAAAGTGTCCACCTTGCTGGCTATCATCGCCGGTTCGGCCCTCTTCGCGGTAAACTGGTTGGGGATGAGCTATCATTTTACCGTGATCACCCTACTGCCATTTATGGCGTGCCTCGGCGTAATGTCTGTCAATGCTGATGCGATTGTGTTGATGCAGTTCCAGCAAGAGACAGGTACAGCCACCGCAGTCGTTGGCACTTTGAGGTTTGGTTTCGGCGCGGTAGCCGGCCCTCTATTAGCCTTGTTTTATACAGGCACAGCTGTGCCTTTCTCCGCCTTAATGCTAAGTGCGGTAGTCTTGGTCGCTTTTTGTCAGTTTTTTGCTCATCGGCGCAGCCAGAACGAGTTAACACAGGTGAATTAA